The Longimicrobiaceae bacterium region GGCCGCGTGAACGAAGCCGCGGGGCAGGCGCGGGAGAAGGCGGGCCAGGCCATGCACCGGGCGGAGCGGGTGCTGGAGGAGCGCGGGATCCTGGACCGGGTCCGCGAGAACCCCCTCCCGGCGCTCGGGATCGCCTTCGGCCTCGGCTTCCTGCTCGCCGGGAGCGACGACGACTCCGGCAAGCACGGCGGCTCCGGCAGGCGCGGAAGCTCGGGCGGCGCGCTCAACAACGCCAAGCACCAGCTCAAGGGCGCCATCATGGGCGGCCTGAGCGCGGCCATCGCGCAGGAAGGGCGCAACCTCCTGGGAATGGCGCAGGGGAAGGGGAACCAGGGCGGCATGCTGGGCTCCCTCCTCGAGAACCTGCAGGGCGGCGGGTCCGGTGGGTCCGGCCGTTCCGGCTCCGGGGGCTCCGGCTCGTCCGGAGGGGCCCCGCACACCCGGCCCAGCCACCAGGAGATGCGCTGACGGGATGCCCGAGGCCGCGTACCGCGTCCACGGACGGGTCCAGGGGGTGGGGTTCCGCTGGTGGACCCGCTCCCGGGCCCGCGGCCTCGGCCTCGCGGGGACGGTGCGCAACTGCCCGGACGGCTCCGTGGAGGTGAGGGCGCGCGGACCGGCGGATGCGCTCGCCGCGCTCCGCGACGTGCTCGGCCTAGGTCCACCCGGCTCCCGGGTGGACCGGGTCGAGGAGCTCCCCCCCACCCCGATCGAGGGCGACGCCTTCGAGATCGTCCGCTGACCCGCCGTTTCACCGAACAGTTCCCGAACAAAACCACCTCACCAGATCGCGCCAGAGTCACGATCTCGCC contains the following coding sequences:
- a CDS encoding acylphosphatase, with the translated sequence MPEAAYRVHGRVQGVGFRWWTRSRARGLGLAGTVRNCPDGSVEVRARGPADALAALRDVLGLGPPGSRVDRVEELPPTPIEGDAFEIVR